From one Melospiza melodia melodia isolate bMelMel2 chromosome 4, bMelMel2.pri, whole genome shotgun sequence genomic stretch:
- the PHLDA1 gene encoding pleckstrin homology-like domain family A member 1: protein MLESGCKAVKEGMLEKRSDGLLQLWKKKRCILTEEGLLLIPPKHPPPPQQQQQPAEPAAKIKELHFSNMKTVDCVERKGKYVYFTVVMAEGKEIDFRCAQEQGWNAAITLQMVQYKNRQAILAVRSTRQKQQHLAAPHGSRLRGASNSA, encoded by the coding sequence ATGCTGGAGAGCGGCTGTAAGGCGGTGAAGGAGGGCATGCTGGAGAAGAGGAGCgacgggctgctgcagctctggaagAAGAAGCGCTGTATCCTCACCGAGGAGGGGCTGCTCCTCATCCCCCCCAAGCACCCCCCgccgccgcagcagcagcagcagccggccGAGCCGGCGGCCAAGATCAAGGAGCTTCACTTCTCCAACATGAAGACGGTGGACTGTGTGGAGCGGAAGGGCAAGTACGTGTACTTCACGGTGGTGATGGCCGAGGGGAAGGAGATCGACTTTCGGTGCgcgcaggagcagggctggaacgCGGCGATCACGCTGCAGATGGTGCAGTACAAGAACCGCCAGGCCATCCTGGCCGTGCGCTCCACCcggcagaagcagcagcacctggCGGCGCCCCACGGGTCGCGGCTCCGCGGCGCCTCCAACTCCGCCTAG